The DNA window CTCGATGGCCTCGAAGAGGGCCTTGAAGTTGCCCTTGCCGAAGCCCATGGAGCCATGCCGCTCGATCATCTCGAAGAAGACGGTCGGCCGGTCCTGGACCGGCTTGGTGAAGATCTGGAGCAGATAGCCGTCCTCGTCGCGGTCGGCGAGGATCTTCAGCTCGCGCAGCTCCTCCAGCGGCACCCGGGTCTCGCCGACCCACTCCCCCAGGGTGTCGTAGTAGCTGTCGGGGGTGTCCAGGAACTCCACACCGGCGGCGCGCATGGCCCGCACCGAGGCGACGATGTCATTGGTGGCCAGCGCGATGTGCTGGACGCCGGGGCCGCCGTAGAACTCCAGGTACTCGTCGATCTGCGACTTCTTCTTGGCCACGGCCGGCTCATTGAGCGGGAACTTCACCTTGCGGGTGCCGTCCGCGACCACCTTGGACATCAGCGCGGAGTACTCGGTGGCGATGTCGTCGCCGACGAACTCCTTCATATTGGTGAAGCCCATCACCCGGTTGTAGAAGGAGACCCACTCGTCCATCCGCCCCAGCTCGACATTGCCCACGCAGTGGTCGATGGCCTGGAAGAACCGGCGGGCCGGGGGCGCGGTGATGGGCTCGCGGGCGGCGTAGCCGGGCAGGTACGGGCCGTCGTAGCCGGAGCGGTCGACCAGGGTGTGCCGGGTCTGCCCATAGGTGGCGATGGCGGCCAGCATCACGGTGCCGTGCTCGTCCTTGACCTCGTACGGCTCGTCCAGACCGGTGGCGCCGTGCTCGACGGCGTAGGCGTAGGCGGCCCGTACGTCGGGGACCTCGACGGCCAGGTCGACCACGCCGTCGCCGTGCTCGGCGACATGCTCGGCGAGGAAGCGGCCGCGCTCGGTGGCCGCCTTGACGACCGAGGTGAAGACGAACCGGGCGCCACCGGACTCCAGCACATAGGAGGCGGCCTCCCGGCTGCCCGTCTCGGGGCCGGCGTAGGCGGTG is part of the Peterkaempfera bronchialis genome and encodes:
- the hppD gene encoding 4-hydroxyphenylpyruvate dioxygenase gives rise to the protein MTDTTQLPSPAHAGQADPFPVRGMDAVVFAVGNAKQAAHYYSTAFGMRCTAYAGPETGSREAASYVLESGGARFVFTSVVKAATERGRFLAEHVAEHGDGVVDLAVEVPDVRAAYAYAVEHGATGLDEPYEVKDEHGTVMLAAIATYGQTRHTLVDRSGYDGPYLPGYAAREPITAPPARRFFQAIDHCVGNVELGRMDEWVSFYNRVMGFTNMKEFVGDDIATEYSALMSKVVADGTRKVKFPLNEPAVAKKKSQIDEYLEFYGGPGVQHIALATNDIVASVRAMRAAGVEFLDTPDSYYDTLGEWVGETRVPLEELRELKILADRDEDGYLLQIFTKPVQDRPTVFFEMIERHGSMGFGKGNFKALFEAIEREQERRGNL